Proteins from a genomic interval of Mycolicibacterium grossiae:
- a CDS encoding demethylmenaquinone methyltransferase, which produces MSRASLEKDPHEVASMFDAVAKRYDVTNTVLSLGQDRSWRRATRAALNIGPGDRVLDLAAGTAVSTVELAKSGAWCTACDFSVGMLKAGAERDVPKTAGDATRLPFADGVFDAVTISFGLRNVNPHLDGLREMARVTRPGGRLVVCEFSTPTNRPFAVVYKEYLMQALPRMAAVVSSDPESYQYLAESIRAWPTQAELAQRISQAGWSDVRWRNLTGGIVALHAAVKPR; this is translated from the coding sequence GTGAGCCGGGCGTCGTTGGAGAAGGACCCGCACGAGGTCGCGTCGATGTTCGACGCCGTCGCCAAGCGGTACGACGTCACCAACACCGTGCTGTCGCTCGGTCAGGACCGCTCCTGGCGCCGCGCCACCCGCGCCGCGCTGAACATCGGACCCGGCGATCGCGTCCTCGACCTCGCGGCGGGCACCGCGGTCTCCACGGTCGAACTCGCGAAGTCCGGCGCGTGGTGCACCGCCTGTGACTTCTCCGTCGGCATGCTGAAGGCCGGCGCCGAACGCGACGTGCCGAAGACCGCGGGCGATGCGACCCGGCTGCCGTTCGCCGACGGCGTCTTCGACGCGGTGACCATCAGCTTCGGCCTGCGCAACGTCAACCCGCACCTCGACGGCCTGCGCGAGATGGCACGCGTGACGCGGCCCGGCGGTCGGCTGGTGGTCTGCGAATTCTCGACGCCGACCAACCGGCCGTTCGCCGTGGTCTACAAGGAGTACTTGATGCAGGCCCTGCCGCGAATGGCCGCGGTGGTGTCGAGCGACCCCGAGTCCTACCAGTACCTTGCCGAGTCGATCCGGGCGTGGCCCACGCAAGCCGAACTCGCGCAACGCATTTCGCAGGCCGGGTGGTCCGACGTCCGGTGGCGGAACCTCACCGGCGGCATCGTGGCGTTGCACGCCGCGGTGAAGCCTCGCTGA